The proteins below are encoded in one region of Chloroflexota bacterium:
- a CDS encoding RNA polymerase sigma factor RpoD/SigA, whose product MSPQGGGIGPTAQLDEASSLRAYLSEIRRFPRLTAREEVELAQRIERNEPGARQQMITANLRLVVAVARRFADGRAPLLDLIQEGNTGLMRAVERFDWRHGFRFSSFAMQWVQQPIARAAAEADLPLRLPDYVHRKLATSRRIWDELCAEMHRDPEDGEVARRVGLPTAELARLRRFAGRTISLDTAAVDDDASPTPPDAESTPQPFDELRARFLCADLNRALATLDVRERTILRLRFGLGGREPLRLVDIGNRLGLTAERIRQLQAQALAKLRRSSAAHILEGYAAG is encoded by the coding sequence ATGTCCCCCCAGGGTGGAGGAATAGGGCCGACCGCCCAGCTGGATGAGGCGTCGAGCCTGCGCGCCTATCTGAGTGAGATTCGCCGGTTTCCCCGCCTCACCGCGCGAGAGGAAGTGGAGCTGGCGCAGCGCATCGAGCGCAACGAGCCGGGGGCCCGGCAGCAGATGATTACCGCCAATTTGCGCTTGGTGGTGGCGGTGGCGCGACGCTTCGCCGACGGACGCGCCCCGTTGCTCGATCTCATTCAAGAGGGCAACACCGGTCTCATGCGCGCCGTGGAGCGCTTCGACTGGCGGCACGGCTTCAGGTTCAGCAGCTTTGCCATGCAGTGGGTGCAGCAACCCATCGCGCGAGCGGCGGCCGAGGCCGACCTGCCGCTGCGACTGCCCGACTACGTGCACCGCAAGCTGGCGACCTCTCGGCGGATCTGGGACGAGCTGTGCGCCGAGATGCACCGCGATCCCGAGGACGGAGAAGTGGCGCGCCGAGTGGGTCTGCCAACGGCCGAGCTGGCGCGACTGCGCCGGTTCGCGGGGCGCACGATCTCCCTCGACACCGCGGCAGTCGACGATGACGCGTCGCCGACGCCGCCTGACGCGGAGTCGACACCGCAGCCGTTCGACGAGTTGCGGGCGAGGTTTCTTTGCGCCGACCTGAACCGCGCCTTGGCCACGCTGGACGTGCGCGAGCGCACGATCCTGCGTCTGCGATTCGGTCTGGGAGGACGCGAGCCGCTGCGCCTGGTCGACATCGGCAACCGTCTCGGCCTCACCGCCGAGCGCATTCGCCAGCTCCAAGCCCAGGCGCTCGCCAAGCTGCGGCGCTCCAGCGCCGCGCACATTCTCGAAGGCTACGCCGCGGGGTAG
- a CDS encoding PIN domain-containing protein produces MLAVDTNVLVYAADEDAEAHAACRQHLNQWRVDPTPTFLTWNVCYEFLRVSTHTRVLRSPWRPSDAWRFLNVVLDSPGFALLRPTDRHQAVLSQTLSELPDVRGNLMHDLHTAVVMREHGVSRICTRDTHFHRFPFLEVVDPLR; encoded by the coding sequence GTGCTCGCCGTAGACACGAACGTCCTTGTCTACGCGGCCGACGAAGATGCCGAGGCGCACGCGGCCTGCCGGCAGCACCTGAACCAGTGGCGAGTTGACCCTACGCCAACCTTTCTCACGTGGAACGTCTGCTACGAGTTCCTGCGGGTCAGCACGCACACGCGCGTGCTTCGCTCACCGTGGCGCCCGAGTGACGCGTGGCGATTCCTCAACGTCGTGCTGGACTCGCCGGGCTTCGCGTTGCTGCGGCCAACCGACCGTCACCAGGCGGTTCTGTCGCAGACGCTGTCGGAGTTGCCGGACGTCCGCGGCAACCTGATGCACGACCTGCACACGGCGGTCGTGATGCGTGAGCACGGCGTCAGCCGCATCTGCACCCGCGACACGCATTTCCATCGATTCCCGTTTCTCGAGGTCGTGGACCCGCTGCGGTAA
- the lysA gene encoding diaminopimelate decarboxylase produces MSRPPEQDLLDQVFPVGTLRDDAGALVLGGASCEELAEEFGTPLYIYDEATLRAACRGYIRALADSYPNALVLYAGKAYVDPTLLQVAASEGLGMDAVSSGEVRVAQAAGMPLDRVVLHGNNKLPREIDLALELGVGRIVVDALEEIEIIDELARRRGLTAQVLLRLTPGVEAHTHDYIRTGAVDSKFGLGLDSGAAEEAVARAMRAPNLDVMGLHAHIGSQIFDTEPYADTVTITLDFAERMRTAHGLDLRDLSPGGGGGVRYTLDDDPPDPADIVQAITSTVLARGLARPPRLLIEPGRSIVARSGVALYAVGTVKHIPGVRTYVSVDGGMADNPRPALYQSKYAALLANRPGEGPHETLTLAGRYCESGDVLLRDTALPPLRRGDLIAVPASGAYHMSMASTYNMVGRPAVVMVANGQARLTRRRESDEDLLAVFP; encoded by the coding sequence ATGAGCCGGCCGCCCGAGCAGGACCTGCTCGACCAGGTGTTTCCCGTTGGCACGCTTCGCGACGACGCCGGTGCGCTGGTCCTTGGCGGCGCGAGTTGCGAGGAGTTGGCGGAAGAGTTCGGCACTCCGCTCTACATTTACGACGAGGCGACGCTGCGGGCGGCGTGCCGGGGCTATATCCGCGCGCTGGCGGATAGCTATCCGAATGCGCTGGTGCTCTACGCCGGCAAGGCCTACGTCGATCCGACGCTGTTGCAAGTGGCGGCCTCCGAAGGCCTGGGCATGGACGCCGTCTCTTCCGGCGAGGTCCGCGTGGCGCAGGCCGCCGGGATGCCGTTGGATCGCGTAGTGCTGCACGGCAACAACAAGCTGCCGCGCGAGATTGACCTGGCGCTGGAGCTTGGCGTCGGGCGCATCGTCGTGGACGCGCTGGAGGAGATCGAGATTATCGACGAGTTGGCGCGGCGACGCGGCCTGACGGCTCAGGTGCTCTTGCGGCTCACGCCGGGCGTTGAGGCGCACACGCACGATTACATCCGGACCGGCGCCGTGGACAGCAAGTTCGGACTCGGGCTCGACTCCGGAGCCGCCGAGGAAGCCGTGGCGCGGGCGATGCGCGCGCCGAACCTCGACGTCATGGGCCTGCACGCCCACATCGGCTCGCAGATATTCGACACCGAGCCTTACGCCGACACAGTCACCATCACGCTCGACTTTGCCGAGCGCATGCGCACCGCTCACGGACTCGACCTGCGCGATCTGAGTCCGGGCGGCGGCGGCGGCGTGCGCTACACGCTGGACGACGACCCGCCCGATCCGGCCGATATCGTCCAGGCCATCACGTCGACGGTGCTAGCTCGCGGGCTGGCCCGCCCGCCGCGGCTGCTCATCGAGCCCGGTCGCTCCATCGTGGCGCGCAGTGGCGTCGCACTCTACGCCGTGGGCACCGTCAAGCACATTCCGGGCGTCCGCACCTACGTCTCCGTGGACGGCGGCATGGCCGACAACCCGCGGCCCGCGCTCTACCAGTCGAAGTACGCGGCGCTGCTGGCGAATCGACCCGGCGAGGGTCCACACGAAACCCTGACGCTCGCGGGCCGCTACTGCGAGTCCGGCGACGTGCTGCTGCGGGACACGGCGCTACCGCCGTTGCGCCGCGGCGACCTCATCGCCGTGCCCGCATCCGGCGCCTATCACATGAGCATGGCCAGCACCTACAACATGGTCGGCCGGCCCGCCGTGGTAATGGTCGCGAACGGCCAGGCCCGCCTCACCCGTCGCCGCGAGTCCGACGAGGATTTGCTGGCAGTCTTTCCCTAG
- a CDS encoding zinc-binding dehydrogenase, whose product MPETGAIAVFNGIREPFDLREFPVPDPEPGAAVIRMRLANVCGSDMHYWRGDTDLVARGFNLPGTLGHEGTGEIAKLGAGLTVDTNGQPLREGDRVVFGFFHPCLRCANCMKGHTYACPTRQTNRMTLLDEWPYFRGTFADYYYLFPKHAIFRVPDHLDDHLISGVNCALSQVVSGLDRAGQTVNETVAIQGAGGLGVYAAAVAQARGAARVIVIDGVPERLELAKAFGADETVDMREFETPEARVARVQELTDGLGADVTMELVGHPAVFAEGVAMTAPGGRYVEIGNVCVGHTASFDPSTIVFKSITVLGVAHYRWRDLKQALDFVSHNVDKLPFDRVLSHTYPLHEINEAFERQDEGHVTRSALAPGG is encoded by the coding sequence ATGCCTGAAACCGGCGCCATTGCCGTCTTCAACGGAATCCGAGAGCCCTTCGACCTGCGAGAATTCCCGGTTCCCGACCCGGAGCCGGGCGCCGCGGTGATTCGCATGCGGCTCGCCAACGTGTGCGGCTCCGACATGCACTACTGGCGCGGCGATACCGACCTGGTCGCGCGCGGATTCAACCTCCCAGGCACGCTCGGGCACGAGGGCACCGGCGAGATCGCCAAGCTGGGCGCCGGATTGACCGTGGACACTAACGGCCAGCCGTTGCGCGAAGGCGACCGCGTGGTCTTCGGGTTCTTCCACCCGTGCCTGCGCTGCGCGAACTGCATGAAGGGGCACACCTACGCCTGCCCGACGCGGCAGACCAACCGGATGACGCTGCTGGACGAGTGGCCCTACTTCCGCGGCACGTTCGCCGACTACTACTACCTGTTCCCGAAGCACGCCATCTTTCGCGTGCCCGATCACCTGGACGACCACCTCATCTCGGGCGTGAACTGCGCCTTGAGCCAGGTGGTCTCGGGGCTCGACCGCGCCGGGCAGACCGTAAACGAAACAGTCGCGATCCAGGGCGCCGGGGGACTGGGCGTCTACGCCGCGGCTGTTGCCCAGGCGCGCGGCGCGGCGCGCGTGATCGTGATCGACGGCGTGCCGGAGCGGCTTGAGCTGGCAAAGGCGTTCGGCGCCGACGAGACGGTCGACATGCGCGAATTCGAGACCCCCGAGGCGCGCGTGGCGCGGGTCCAGGAACTCACCGACGGTCTCGGCGCTGACGTGACGATGGAGTTGGTGGGCCATCCCGCCGTGTTTGCGGAGGGCGTCGCCATGACCGCACCCGGCGGGCGGTACGTCGAAATCGGCAACGTCTGCGTCGGGCACACCGCGAGCTTCGATCCCTCGACCATCGTCTTCAAGAGCATCACGGTGCTAGGCGTGGCTCACTACCGTTGGCGGGACCTGAAGCAGGCGTTGGACTTCGTATCCCACAACGTCGACAAGCTGCCGTTCGACCGGGTGCTCTCGCACACGTATCCCTTGCACGAAATCAACGAGGCGTTCGAGCGCCAGGACGAAGGCCACGTGACCCGCAGCGCGCTCGCTCCGGGGGGCTGA
- a CDS encoding MBL fold metallo-hydrolase, whose amino-acid sequence MAWVQISSRIFRWADTCNVYCVTAGDRGLLIDAGSGVVVEHLGEIGVRQVEWVLHTHHHRDQSWGTGRLKAHGAKIAVPEHERHLFDQVELFWQHKRVYDNYNDRNTFFSLAESVAVDADLVDYETFTWRDVELEIIPAKGHTHGSSMLIGQIDGRRVAFTGDLLSAGGVLYQYHALEYGYADQQGALFTLESLQALRRHAPDLALPSHGDVIEDPVGDCARLEERLMALARLGAGMRFLGRDGGHGLDLLPDPKFIQVSRHLLWGGPHTCSNFYVLLSESGKACFIDYGHSHFAHMGVSQEREDGDTMRFVVHHLDELRERYGVREMDMVLVTHIHDDHTAGIPYLVRHEGARVWALDDVAQVLEDPAGWCSTPCTMPTPIPIERKLRDGERFQWEEFEFEVHHAPGQTEFHSVLATHIDGQKVAFTGDNIFLELAPGITGEMTAQLYQTTVLRNSLQLWMHRRCADVMDLVQPDLVCPGHRELIPWDSRRAAEYRDFIARKERVVRDLLDEPADEGVDLWWARLVPYLRHAEPGESCSYRLLLRNNAERPVRLEARLLVPDGWRTSNTFESLDLEAGARGELTLTAIAPAHSDVRRILTAEIRVDGDTRGPVTEALVIVGDGARESV is encoded by the coding sequence ATGGCCTGGGTCCAGATTTCATCGCGCATCTTTCGCTGGGCCGACACCTGCAACGTCTACTGCGTGACTGCCGGCGACCGCGGCCTGCTCATCGACGCTGGATCGGGCGTCGTGGTGGAACACCTCGGCGAAATCGGCGTGCGGCAGGTCGAGTGGGTGCTGCACACGCACCACCACCGCGATCAGTCCTGGGGCACGGGACGCCTCAAGGCCCACGGCGCCAAGATCGCCGTGCCCGAGCACGAGCGGCATCTCTTCGATCAGGTCGAGCTCTTCTGGCAGCACAAGCGGGTCTACGACAACTACAACGACCGCAACACGTTTTTCTCGCTGGCGGAGAGCGTCGCGGTCGACGCCGATCTCGTGGACTACGAGACGTTCACCTGGCGCGACGTTGAGCTGGAAATCATCCCGGCAAAGGGCCACACCCACGGCAGCAGCATGCTCATCGGTCAAATCGACGGCCGACGCGTCGCCTTCACCGGCGACCTGCTGAGCGCCGGCGGCGTGCTCTACCAGTACCACGCGCTCGAATACGGCTACGCCGATCAGCAGGGCGCGCTGTTCACGCTCGAGTCCCTGCAGGCGCTGCGGCGGCACGCGCCCGATCTGGCCTTGCCTTCGCACGGCGACGTGATCGAGGACCCGGTTGGAGACTGCGCGCGGCTGGAAGAGCGGCTCATGGCCCTCGCGCGCCTGGGCGCCGGGATGCGATTTCTGGGCCGCGACGGGGGACACGGGCTCGACCTCCTGCCCGATCCGAAGTTCATCCAGGTGTCGCGACATTTGCTATGGGGCGGACCGCACACCTGCTCCAACTTCTACGTGCTGCTGTCCGAGAGCGGCAAAGCGTGCTTCATCGACTACGGGCACTCGCATTTCGCGCACATGGGCGTCTCCCAGGAGCGTGAGGACGGCGACACGATGCGCTTCGTCGTGCACCACCTCGACGAACTGCGCGAGAGATACGGCGTGCGCGAGATGGATATGGTGCTGGTCACGCATATCCACGACGACCACACGGCCGGCATTCCCTACCTGGTGCGGCACGAGGGCGCGCGCGTCTGGGCGCTGGACGATGTGGCGCAGGTGCTGGAGGACCCGGCCGGCTGGTGCAGTACGCCGTGCACGATGCCGACCCCGATCCCGATCGAACGCAAGCTGCGCGACGGCGAGCGGTTTCAGTGGGAGGAATTCGAGTTCGAGGTCCACCACGCGCCGGGCCAAACGGAGTTTCACTCAGTCCTCGCCACTCACATCGATGGGCAGAAAGTGGCCTTCACCGGCGACAACATCTTCCTGGAGCTGGCGCCCGGCATCACCGGCGAGATGACCGCGCAGCTTTACCAGACCACGGTGCTGCGCAACAGCTTGCAGCTGTGGATGCATCGTCGCTGCGCGGACGTGATGGACCTGGTGCAGCCGGACCTGGTCTGTCCGGGGCATCGCGAGCTAATCCCGTGGGACTCGCGGCGCGCGGCGGAGTATCGCGACTTCATCGCCCGCAAGGAGCGCGTCGTGCGCGACCTGCTGGACGAACCCGCCGACGAGGGCGTGGACCTCTGGTGGGCGCGGCTGGTCCCATATCTGCGCCACGCCGAACCGGGCGAGTCGTGCAGCTACCGTCTGCTGCTCCGCAACAACGCGGAACGGCCGGTGCGGCTCGAAGCGCGGCTGCTGGTTCCCGACGGCTGGCGCACCAGCAATACATTCGAGTCCCTGGACTTGGAGGCCGGCGCGCGAGGCGAGCTGACGCTCACCGCCATCGCGCCGGCGCATTCAGACGTGCGCCGCATCCTCACGGCCGAGATTCGGGTGGACGGCGACACCCGCGGCCCGGTAACCGAAGCGCTGGTGATCGTGGGTGACGGCGCGCGGGAATCGGTGTAG
- a CDS encoding 2-dehydropantoate 2-reductase, with product MRVMMMGSGGVGGFVGAGLFDTGHDVTFVARGAHLEAIREHGLCMLSEDGSRRYLEVDVVERPADAGSTFDLIVFAVKAYDTQSAAELLVPAVGDETAVLTLQNGIDSVPMLSSVLGAEHVIGGATWLTAHIAGPGVIEYQDALVRAAIGEPGGGISDRVESIAEALRGCGIETEVSDDITRILWSKIVLLSVHGGMSAACQLPLGDILSTEGMEDVYRMMFNEAASVGRALGMDLPESTSDDLVALLQSAPADNTTSLQVDFGHQRRVELEYLTGAVVRRGREAGVPTPALEAIYLSLKAKARAFGGI from the coding sequence ATGCGCGTGATGATGATGGGTTCCGGCGGAGTTGGCGGTTTTGTCGGCGCCGGGCTGTTCGATACCGGCCACGACGTGACGTTCGTCGCCCGCGGGGCGCACTTGGAAGCCATTCGGGAGCACGGGCTGTGCATGCTCAGCGAAGACGGATCGCGCCGATATCTGGAGGTCGACGTCGTCGAGCGGCCGGCGGATGCCGGGTCGACGTTCGATCTCATCGTGTTCGCGGTCAAGGCATACGACACGCAGTCGGCCGCTGAGCTACTGGTCCCCGCCGTCGGCGACGAGACTGCGGTGCTGACGCTGCAGAACGGCATCGACAGCGTGCCGATGCTGTCGTCCGTGCTCGGCGCGGAGCACGTGATCGGCGGAGCCACCTGGCTCACGGCCCACATTGCCGGGCCGGGAGTCATCGAATACCAGGACGCGCTGGTGCGCGCGGCCATCGGCGAGCCCGGCGGCGGCATCTCCGACCGCGTGGAGAGCATTGCCGAGGCGCTGCGCGGCTGCGGCATCGAGACCGAAGTCAGCGACGACATCACCCGGATCCTGTGGAGCAAGATCGTGCTGCTGTCGGTCCACGGCGGCATGAGCGCCGCCTGCCAGCTGCCGTTAGGCGACATCCTGTCAACCGAGGGCATGGAGGACGTCTACCGCATGATGTTCAACGAAGCGGCGTCCGTTGGGCGGGCGCTGGGCATGGACCTGCCGGAATCGACCAGCGACGACCTGGTCGCCCTGCTGCAATCCGCCCCGGCGGACAACACCACCTCGCTCCAGGTCGACTTCGGCCACCAGCGCCGCGTCGAGCTCGAGTACCTCACCGGCGCGGTGGTGCGCCGCGGCCGCGAGGCCGGCGTGCCCACCCCGGCGCTCGAGGCCATCTACCTCTCGCTCAAGGCCAAGGCGCGAGCGTTCGGGGGGATATAG
- the rpmG gene encoding 50S ribosomal protein L33 produces the protein MPRRGDRLVITLECTDCGSRGYVSSKNRRNDPDRMELRKFCARCREHRNHRETR, from the coding sequence ATGCCCCGACGCGGTGATCGACTTGTCATAACGCTCGAATGCACGGACTGCGGCAGCCGTGGCTATGTGTCGAGCAAGAACCGGCGCAACGACCCGGATCGCATGGAGTTGCGCAAATTCTGCGCGCGCTGCCGCGAACATCGAAACCATCGTGAGACTCGTTAA
- the secE gene encoding preprotein translocase subunit SecE: MRLVKEQSNRPAARGGRTRRRTAPPSRLARLPGGAFIRDAYAELRKAHWPTREQTIRLTGLVVAISLLMAMLLGLADFVFAELFDVVVA; this comes from the coding sequence GTGAGACTCGTTAAAGAACAATCCAACCGTCCGGCCGCTCGCGGCGGCCGGACGCGACGCCGCACGGCGCCGCCGAGCCGCTTGGCGCGGCTCCCGGGCGGGGCGTTCATTCGCGACGCCTATGCCGAGTTGCGCAAGGCGCACTGGCCTACCCGCGAGCAGACCATCCGGCTGACCGGCCTGGTGGTGGCCATCAGCCTGCTCATGGCGATGCTGCTCGGGCTGGCCGACTTTGTGTTCGCTGAGCTGTTCGACGTCGTCGTGGCCTAG
- the nusG gene encoding transcription termination/antitermination protein NusG, which translates to MATSPEPAETVTTAARDEAGWFVINTYSGYEGKVKDNLEHRVVSMDASDKIFDVIVPTEEIEEVKHGQRRRVKRKMYPGYVLVRMMLDDESWLVVRNTPGVVNFVGSGNRPTRLPPEEADVIFKQMEGETPRPEVRIQAGERVKIIDGPFTDFFGTVDEVLDEKERLRVLVSFFGRETPVELDFLQVEKQSGGPVAGAGG; encoded by the coding sequence GTGGCTACATCGCCTGAACCCGCCGAGACTGTGACGACCGCCGCCCGTGACGAGGCCGGATGGTTCGTGATCAACACCTACTCGGGTTACGAGGGCAAGGTGAAGGACAACCTGGAGCACCGCGTGGTCTCCATGGACGCTTCCGACAAGATCTTCGACGTGATCGTGCCGACCGAGGAAATTGAAGAGGTCAAGCACGGCCAGCGCCGCCGCGTGAAGCGCAAGATGTATCCCGGCTACGTGCTGGTGCGCATGATGCTGGACGACGAGTCGTGGCTGGTCGTGCGCAACACACCGGGCGTGGTGAATTTTGTCGGCTCGGGCAATCGGCCGACGCGCCTGCCGCCCGAGGAAGCGGACGTGATTTTCAAGCAGATGGAGGGCGAGACCCCGCGTCCGGAGGTTCGCATCCAGGCCGGCGAGCGCGTCAAGATCATCGACGGTCCCTTCACCGACTTTTTCGGCACCGTGGACGAAGTGCTCGACGAGAAGGAGCGCTTGCGCGTGCTTGTATCCTTCTTTGGCCGCGAAACCCCGGTCGAGTTGGACTTTCTCCAGGTGGAGAAGCAGAGCGGCGGGCCGGTGGCCGGGGCCGGAGGCTAG
- the rplK gene encoding 50S ribosomal protein L11 — translation MARRLRSIVKLQLAAGQATPAPPVGPALGSHGVNIVEFTKQYNERTKDQMGSVIPVEIMVYEDRSFTFVTKTPPVSDLLRKAAGVEKGAAIPHEEVVGTITRRQLREIAETKMPDLNAYDVESAERVIEGTARSMGVLVEG, via the coding sequence ATGGCGCGCAGACTCCGATCCATCGTGAAGTTGCAGCTTGCCGCCGGGCAGGCCACTCCGGCGCCGCCGGTCGGCCCCGCGCTGGGCAGCCACGGCGTCAACATCGTCGAATTCACGAAGCAGTACAACGAGCGCACCAAGGACCAGATGGGCTCGGTGATTCCCGTCGAGATCATGGTCTACGAGGACCGCTCATTCACCTTCGTCACCAAGACGCCGCCGGTGTCCGATCTCCTGCGCAAGGCCGCCGGGGTCGAGAAGGGCGCCGCCATTCCGCACGAGGAGGTGGTGGGCACCATCACCCGGCGCCAGCTGCGGGAAATCGCCGAGACGAAGATGCCGGACCTCAACGCGTACGATGTCGAGTCCGCCGAGCGTGTGATTGAAGGCACCGCCCGCAGCATGGGCGTTCTGGTGGAGGGCTAG
- the rplA gene encoding 50S ribosomal protein L1, which translates to MPRHGKRYRQAAEMVDSEARLSISDAVDQLVQFPPAKFDETVELHMRLGVDPTHQDQQVRGTLSLPHGTGRSIRVIAFATGDGAEEAREAGADEIGTDDLAKRIQGGWLDFEAAVAMPDTMRIIGPLGRILGPRGLMPNARAGTVTNDVGRVVKDLKAGRVEFRVERLANVHVRTGKVSMGAAALKENIAAIVDAIVQARPAAAKGTYLLSATLTTSMGPGIPLDVSRIHEEAAALAA; encoded by the coding sequence ATGCCGCGCCACGGCAAACGCTACCGGCAGGCGGCGGAGATGGTGGATTCGGAAGCCAGGCTCTCGATTTCCGACGCCGTCGACCAGTTGGTGCAGTTTCCGCCCGCGAAATTCGATGAGACCGTCGAGCTGCACATGCGGCTCGGCGTGGACCCCACCCATCAGGATCAACAGGTGCGCGGCACGCTGTCCCTGCCGCACGGCACGGGCCGGTCGATCCGGGTGATCGCGTTCGCCACCGGCGACGGCGCCGAGGAAGCGCGCGAAGCGGGGGCCGACGAGATTGGCACCGACGATCTCGCCAAGCGCATCCAGGGTGGATGGCTCGACTTCGAGGCGGCGGTCGCCATGCCCGACACCATGCGCATCATCGGACCCTTGGGGCGGATTCTCGGTCCGCGCGGGCTCATGCCGAACGCGCGGGCGGGCACGGTGACCAACGACGTGGGCCGCGTCGTCAAGGACCTCAAGGCCGGGCGCGTCGAGTTTCGCGTGGAGCGCTTGGCCAACGTGCACGTGCGCACCGGGAAAGTGTCGATGGGCGCCGCGGCGCTCAAAGAGAACATCGCGGCGATCGTGGACGCCATCGTCCAGGCTCGACCCGCCGCCGCCAAGGGCACCTATCTGCTCTCCGCCACGCTCACCACATCCATGGGCCCGGGAATTCCGCTGGATGTATCCCGCATTCACGAGGAGGCCGCCGCGCTGGCCGCCTGA
- the rplJ gene encoding 50S ribosomal protein L10: MATKAEKVEIVDELASALADAPLSIVAGYSELTVSDMQELRRQMREAGAKFRVVKNSLAILAARQSNAGDLEPFFHGQTAFAFSGEDVIGTARALRGFTASNPKMEIRGGVAGGQALDTDRIARLASLFGVEQLQSELVWSIESPITGLVHTLAGTIHGLVYALQERVEQLQPHAEGA; this comes from the coding sequence ATGGCCACCAAGGCCGAAAAGGTCGAGATCGTCGACGAGTTGGCGTCGGCGCTGGCGGACGCGCCGCTGAGCATTGTTGCCGGCTATAGCGAGCTCACGGTGTCGGACATGCAAGAGCTGCGCCGCCAAATGCGCGAGGCCGGCGCCAAGTTTCGCGTGGTGAAGAACTCGCTGGCGATCTTGGCGGCGCGCCAGAGTAACGCCGGGGACCTGGAGCCGTTTTTCCACGGCCAGACTGCGTTCGCGTTTAGCGGCGAGGATGTGATTGGAACCGCGCGCGCCCTGCGCGGCTTCACCGCCTCGAATCCCAAGATGGAGATTCGCGGCGGCGTGGCCGGGGGGCAGGCGCTGGACACCGATCGCATTGCGCGGCTGGCCTCGCTGTTCGGGGTCGAGCAGTTGCAATCGGAGTTGGTTTGGTCAATCGAAAGCCCGATTACCGGCCTGGTGCACACCCTGGCCGGCACGATTCACGGATTGGTTTACGCCTTGCAGGAACGCGTCGAACAACTGCAACCACACGCGGAAGGAGCGTGA
- the rplL gene encoding 50S ribosomal protein L7/L12: MATISKDDILSAIDSMTVVELSELVEALKEKYNVTGAPMAMAAAPAADGANGAAAEAEQTEFTVHLESSGQQKIQVIKAVREITGLGLREAKGVVDAAPGPVKEGVSKDEGDQIVAKLAEVGATAELR; the protein is encoded by the coding sequence ATGGCCACGATCAGCAAGGACGACATTCTCAGCGCGATCGACTCCATGACGGTGGTGGAGCTCAGCGAACTCGTGGAGGCGCTGAAGGAGAAGTACAACGTCACCGGAGCGCCGATGGCGATGGCGGCGGCTCCCGCGGCCGATGGCGCCAACGGCGCGGCGGCCGAGGCGGAGCAGACCGAGTTCACGGTGCACCTGGAGTCTTCCGGTCAGCAGAAGATTCAGGTCATCAAGGCCGTACGCGAAATTACGGGTCTTGGCCTGCGCGAGGCCAAGGGCGTGGTCGACGCGGCGCCGGGTCCGGTGAAGGAAGGCGTCTCGAAAGACGAGGGCGACCAGATCGTCGCCAAGCTCGCCGAGGTGGGCGCCACCGCCGAGTTGCGCTAA